The DNA segment GAATTGGTAGAGAAGAAGACGTTAAGTGGTTATGTGGAGCAGTGGAGATAATTATGTAGTATTTGTTATGGCCATTGGGTTTTTAACCTAACAGGCCcatttaaaaaagaaaataaaaaaacctaaTATTATATAATTCAAAACAACACAATAGAATAGAATAGACAATACATAGTTGCGGCTGTGTGCTCTGAGCATACATCAGCTTTTTCACTTTTTCCATTGAAAGTTGCAGCCTACACTCAAGATGAAGTAAGTATTATATTACATTTATTAAATTGATTAATAGTTGCAACCTACATCAGtaggttttctttttatttatttaatttttttattatatcaCAATAAATTGATTAATAGTTCattttaatttgtttatttttttatgcttttctatttattattttaattacgaTTAGGATTTATTGTTAATTTATATCATATCCTTTTATCATTGAATATGTAGAAACGCACGTATGACAAAATACTATGGTAAAATACCAAAACCAAGTATGGAGACTTCATCAAACCCGTCAAATACTAACGAAACTAATAAAAGAAGTCGAGAAGAAGTTGAATTATCTGAAGAGGAAATAGTCGGTGACCCGGCTTTGCAAAAACCAATTAATGATTATTCGGTTAATATTCGAGAGGAAGTAAGAAGACGGTACATAACGAAAGGCGCTTGTCAACCAAAAGGTCAAATCTTCCCTACAACGAAAATTTGTGGACATATGAGAAAGTTTCATGAAACGTGGTTTGGCGACTTTGATTGGTTAGAATATAGTGCATCAAAAGATGCTGCATTTTGTTTATGGTGTTATTTATTCCCCACGGGAAATAAACATGGGGATGATGTCTTTATAAACCATGGTTTTAGAAACTGGAAAAAGGCATGTGAAAGTTTTCGTGACCATGAAGGGGGTTCGAACAGTAGACATAATCATGCTAGAGTTCAGTTCGAGTTATTCAAAGATCAAAGTCATAATGTAAACAATATGTGGTCACAACACACTAAGCAAGATGAGATTGATTATCGTATTCGGTTAACCGCTGTTGTTGATGTTATTCGATTCCTTTTAAAACAAGGTTTGGCATTTCGCGGGCATGACGAGTCTACCACTTCTAATAATCGAGGTAATTTTCTTGAACTTGTAAAATGGCATTGTGAGCATAATGATGAAGTAAATAAGGTGTTGAATTTAAAAGTTCCTGGAAATCATCAGTTGACTTCACCTAAAATTCAAAAGGAAATAGTTAATGCATGTGCTACGGAGGTAAGAAACATTATTGTGAATGAGGTTAAAGGGAAGTTCTTTTCTATTTTGATTGATGAGTCTCGTGATTGTTCTATAAAGGAGCAAATGGCAATGGTTTTGAGATATGTGGATGATGGTGGAGAAGTGATTGAACGATTTGTTGGGGTAGTGCATGTTACCGACACTTGTGCATCATCTTTAAAAAGTGCTATTGACAACTTCTTTGCAAAACATGGTTTAACTATGTCTAGAGTTAGAGGTCAAGGTTATGATGGAGCTTCAAATATGCGTGGCGAGCTAAAtgggttaaaataaaaaattttagaTGAAAATAAGTATGCGTTTTATATTCATTGTTTTGCTCATCAGTTGCAGTTAGTAGTGGTAGCTACATCATCCGAAGATGCATCTGTAAGTTGTTTTTTGATTACCTTGGGATAATTGTAAATATTGTTGGATCTTCATGTAAAAGGAAAGATTCGATTAGGCAAAAACAATATGACGATTTTGTTAAACGTATCGAGATGGGTGAAGTTTGTACAGGAAAAGGAAAAAACCAAGAAATGAGTTTAGTCCGAGCTGGTGACACTCGTTGGGGTTCGCATCTTAAAACTATACATCGGCTTTTAGACTTGTGGAAACCAGTGAAAGAAGTACTTATTGCTTTGTCTAGAGAGGGTCCAGATAGAAAAACTAAGGGAACTGCGCTTAGTATGGCTGAGAAAATGGAAAACTTTGAATTTGTTTTTATTGCTCATTTAATGTTGAATTTATTAAGAAAGACAAATGACTTGTCACAAGCCCTACAGCTAAAGAATCAAAATATTTGTAGCGCTGTTCGATTGATTGAAGATACGAAATATGATATAAAGAAATATAGGGACGATGGATGGGAGGAGTTAATAAAAGAAGTCTCTATATTCTGTGCTCAAAATGAAATTCATATGCCTAATATGGAAGACATCATTCCAGGACGAGTTAGAAGGACAATTGATGATGAACCACAAACATATCTCCACCGTTTTCGTGTTGATATTTTTTATCAGGTACCTTATTCTTTTATGTTTTAGTTTGCAAAGTTTAACTTATTACATTTTATGTTAACGAACTTTAAATTGTCTTCCAATTGTTTTAGGTTGTTGATCTTCTTCTTAATGAAATGAATGAGCGTTTTACTAAGTCTAACTCGGAGTTGCTTACGTGTATTGCGTGCCTTGATCCTAGAGATTCATTTCAATCTTTTGACCGTGAGAAGTTATTACGGCTTGCCGAGTTATATTCAGAAGATTTTACTCAATTTGATCTTGGTCAACTAAAGATACAACTAGATCGGTATATTTCAAATATAAGAAGTAATGAAGCGTTTTCTGGTCTTCAAGATATTGGACAACTTGCAAAGAAAATGGTCCACATGAAGTATCATATTACTTATGCACTCGTCTATCGACTACTTGAGTTGGCATTGGTCTTGCCTGTTGCAACCGCTACTGTCGAAAGATCTTTTTCCGCAATGAAGTTtatcaagacggatttacgcaataaGATGGGTGATATGTTTCTCACAGATGCATTGGTGTGCTATGTCGAGAAAGATATTTTTGATAGTGTTGAAATTGAAGCAATTTTGCAAAGGTTTCAAAATATGGGACCCCGTAGATTACAATTACCagctgttaaaaaaaataattggtgTATGCTATGAATTATGAAtaaagttatttttttctattacGACCCCCCGGTTAAGAatttctagttccgccactgacaGGAATGGTCGTTTGACTAGGCATACATGGTTAGAGGACTCGTGCTCGACAAAATAAGAGGAAATATACTGAAGGTTCGTGTTTGTCGAATACCAAACTGAAGTGTTTACTGTAGCATATTTTTAAttaattacatttttttattttattttttatttgtgtATCGTTCTCTCTTCGAGATGGACAGGTAAGTGTGGTGAAGTGTGGTGAAGTGTGGTGAAGGAAATAAAGGTGCTGGGAGTTAAATGTAACGCAGTTGGTTTTTGCAAAGATTACTAAATGGGTCGTTGACTACTGGAATGGTCGTTTGACTAGACATAAATGGATAGAGGACTCGTGCTCGACAAAAAAAGAGGAAATATACTGAAGGTTCGTGTTTGTCAAATATCAAACTGAATTTTATATGTTATACCTTTTATCTCTTAACTGTTGCAAAAGTCGTATGAGCAGAATAATGAGGTGGGTTATGAATAAAAGCCGACATCTGTAAGGAAAAAAACACATTGGTCAGTATAGTCACTTGTGTCAAGCTCGAATTTAGATGGTAATTGGTCAGGATTGTAACTTCCAATTGGCTCCAAGCTGGATTAGAATTTTGATCTTTAAACTTGGTTTTATTTACTCTTTAAGATTGAGTTGTTTGCATTTACAAAGGTTAATTTAATGGAACATAGGCCATGTGTTGTTGCAACGGTAGCCGTCTTATTAGCTTGTGACGATCAGTCAACAAGAAACACTCTTGAATTGTCGTTTGACTACTGGAATGGTCGTTTGACTAGACATACATGGTTAGAGGAATCGCGCTCGACAAAAAAAGAGGAAATATACTAATATACTGAATGTTCGTGTTTGTCAAATACCAAACTAAAGTGTTTACAATAGCATATTTTCAGTTAAttgcatttttttattttattttttatttgtgtATCGTTCTCTCTTCGAGATGGACAGGTAAGTATGGTGAAGTGTTGTGAAGGAGATAAAGGACCTGGGAGTTAAACGTGGCGTAGCTGGTTTTTGCAAAGATTACTAAATGGGTCGTTTGACTAGACATACATGGTCAGAGGACTCGTGCTCGACAAAATAAGAGGAAATATTCTGAAGGTTCGTGTTTGTCGAATACCAAACTGAAGTGTTTACTGTAGCATATTTTtagtaaattacatttttttattgtattttttatttgTGTATCGTTCTCTCTTTGAGATGGACAGATAAGTGTGGTGAAGTGTGGTGAAGTGTGGTGAAGGAAATAAAGGTGCTGGGAGTTAAACGTAATGCAGTTGGTTTTTGCAGAGATTACTAAATGGGTCATTGACTACGGGAATGGTTGTTTGACTAGACATACATGGTTATAGGACTCGTGCTCGACAAAAAAAGAGGAAATATACTGAAGGTTCGTGTTTGTCAAATACCAAACTGAAGTGTTTACAATAGCATATTTTAGTTaattacattattttattttattttttatttgtgtATCGTTCTCTCTTCGAGATGGACAGGTAAGTGTGGTGAAGGAAATAAAGGTGCTGGGAGTCAAACGTAACGCAGTTGGTTTTTTCAGAGATTACTAAATGGATCGTTTGATTACTGGAATGGTCGTTTGACTAGACATACATGGTCGTTTGCTCTTTTTAGCAAAAATAATCGGAACGAACATTATTGGCCGCTTTTCAAGTTACGTTTATACATATGGTTCTGGCTGATAACTTTTTTGTTGCCATCCATTGTGTTGGGAAAGCTTACTGATGGAATCCAGCTTTGAGAGGGCCTAATTGAATTCGAGTAAGGCACTGGTTGGGTGATTAAAGGTTTGAGAACAACTGCCTTTAATATGTTTATATGTTATACTGTTATCTCTTAACTGTTGCAAAAATCGTATGAGCAGAATAATGAGGTGGGTTATGAATAAAAGCCGACATCTGTAAGGAAAAAAAACACATTGGTCAGTATAGTCACTTGTGTCAAGCTCGAATTTAGATGGTGATTGGTCGGGATTGTAGCTTCCAATTGGCTCCAAGTTGGATTAGAATTTTGATCTTTAAACTTGGTTTTATTTACTCTTTAAGATTGAGTTGTTTGCATTTACAGAAGTTAATTTAATGGAACATAGGCCATGCGTTGTTGCAACGGTAGACGTCTTATTAGCTTGTGACGATCAGTCAACAAGAAACACTCTTGAATTGTCGTTAGACTACTGGAATGGTCGTTTGACTAGACATACATGGTTAGAGGAACCGCGCTCGACAAAAAAAGAGGAAATATACTAATATACTGAAGGTTCGTGTTTGTCAAATACCAAACTAAAGTGTTTACAATAGCATATTTTCAGTTGActgcatttttttattttattttttatttgtgtATCGTTCTCTCTTCGAGATGGACAGGTAAGTGTGGTGAAGTGTTGTGAAGGAAATAAAGGACCTGGGAGTTAAATGTAGCGCATCTGGTTTTTGCAAAGATTACTAAATGGGTCGTTTGACTACAGGAATGGTCGTTTGACTAGACATACATGGTTAGAGGACTCGTGCTCGACAAAATAAGAGGAAATATACTGAAGGTCGTGTTTGTCAAATACCAAACTGAAGTGTTTACTGTAGCATATTTTTAGTTAatcacatttttttattttattttttatttgtgtATCGTTCTCTCTTCGAGATGGACAGGTAAGTGTGGTGAAGTGTGGTGAAGGAAATAAAGGTGCTGGGAGTTAAATGTAACGCAGTTAGTTTTTGCAGAGATTACTAAATGGGTCGTTGACTACGGGAATGGTCGTTTGACTAGACGTACATGGTTAGAGGACTCGTGCTCGACAAAAAAGAGGAAATATACTGAAGGTTCGTGTTTGTCAAATACCAAACTGAAGTGTTTAGTGTAGCATATTTTAgttaattacatttttttattttattttttatttgtgtATCGTTCTCTCTTCGAGATGGACAGGTAAGTGTGGTGAAGGAAATAAAGGTGCTGGGAGTTAAACGTAGCGTAGTTGGTTTTTGCAGAGATTACTAAATGGGTCGTTTGACTCGACATACATGGTTAGAGGACTCGTGCTCGACAAAAAAAGAGGAAATATACTGAAGGTTCGTGTTTGTCAAATACCAAACTGAAGTGTTTACACTAGCATATTTTTAGTTAAttacattttttatttaattttttatttgtgTATCGTTCTCTCTTTGAGATGGACATGTAAGTGTGGTGAAGTGTGGTGAAGGAAATAAAGGTGCTTAAAAGTTAAACATAGCGCAGTTGGAGTTTGCAAAGGACCCAATATTTATGCGTACAAGATGCAAAACCATGTTCATATCTGAATATTTATAAAAGATGCTTCTTTTTCTCTTAAATGTCTTTAAGTAATTGGTTTAGTGTGCTTGACATTGTAACTGATTTTTGCTACTGGATTTTTTAGAGATTACTAAATGGGTTGTTTGACTAGACGTACATGGTTAGAGGACTCGTGCTCGATAAAAAAAGAGGAAATATACTGAAGGTTCGTGTTTGTCAAATACCAAACTGAAGTGTTTACAGTAGCATATTTTAAGTTAatcacatttttttattttattttttatttgtgtATCGTTCTCTCTTCGAGATGGACAGGTAAGTGTGGTGAAGGAAATAAAGGTGCTTAGAAGTTAAACGTCGCGCAGTTGGAATTTGCAAAGGACATAATATTTATGTGTACATGATGCAAAACCATGTTCATATCTGAATATTTATAAAAGATGCCTATTTTTCTCTTAAATGTCTTTAAATAATTGGTCCAGTGTGCTTGACATTGTAACTGATTTTTGCGAAGATTTCAAAGTGTTAGTTAACATCtcatttatattaattattttaggTACTGCGTGAAAGCGACAATCACCAGTGCAATGGCTACGTATGTCGTTTTCAACGAAGGCATGACTGCTATGCTTAAGCATCAATTGCGATGATATGATGATTAAACGTGGCCACACAGATCCACAGAAATTGCCACATCGGATGGCCTCCAAATTAGATATACCCAGTTAGCACGCTAATCGTTCGAATTAGCGGAAGATGTAACATGGCTTCCAACAAAATGACTTTAACAACTATTAAATAACAGACGCCCAGGAGTACACATTTCTAGAGGTGAAGTTGCAAATGGTAAAGACAACGATGCATAAACTTTATGGAGGTTTTCTTCAACAATTAACTTTTTAGTTCTTTCATTTCAATGTTTATGTCAGCACCGATAAATAATATCATTTACTTTGAGTAGCATATTTGAGGaaaacgattaaggtggtttCAAGGTTCATAAACCAAGGACAAGACTGTAGGGGCTGCCGGGGTCGGCTACAAGTGTCAGTGAATTATGGTTCGTGACAATTTGGGGGTTTCGGTCCAAACGAGCATGTGGAAATCTAgccaagtgtgtaaacacttgagGTGAGTTCACAACCCTTCTCTTCTAATTGTTTTTAAATATTATTGGTGCCGATCATGTACAAAGAGTTCATTGTCTTGCAAGGGGTTAAAGTGTGTATTGACAGTTAAAAGTTAAGTAGCCGAATGTCCCATTTAGGTGACTTCCAATGATGTATTTGAATTGGATTTAAAGTTATATGTCTTACGCCTCCTTCTTGCTGATTTGTTCAGGGAACCTGATTTGGAGTTCGGCGAAGGGCGCATATGGTGAAGTGACCAATGAAAGTCAAAGTTAGTACTCTTCCAAAGTAATAAAATGTGTTTTTATAGAAAAGCGTTATTAAAAGAACTAGCGCTGTGGCAAAAGTTGCGCCACTCGAACATAGTGCAACTTATTATTCTTAAACAGTCGGGCATGGCTTGCGGACAGTAATGGATAAAGATGGAAAGTAAGGGTCTAGGTGATTCAAGTATCACTGTTGGAGCCAAGATGGTATATGTGGTGGATTTTGTTGATTGATGTTCGGGGCACATTAACTCGGGTTGAGTGCTCGGTAAGGCtttccactttgttgaagaacccaaAGGTGAAGTTAATACTTCAATTATTTATGAAGATAAGGAATATGTTTGTtctattttgtaattttttaaagGAACATGCATCTTGGTTGATCTATCAGATAGAATGAATTGCATTCTGAACACTTTTGATCCCATATAAATTCTTTTAATGGAAAATTGAGATTTTGGGTTTCTATGCTTGAGATAACAATATTCCTTTTGTGAATATTTTATGAATATTTTAGATTTCTTTTGTTGAATACTTGAGATCCCATATTTCTTTTGATGAGTACTTGAAATCCCAATAATCTTTTTGTAAAGTTTGTGGTAATTTTATGTTGGTTTTAGCCGATATTTCGTTTAAGGACAGTACTTATGCGTTCACTTTGAAGCATTTAAACCGTGAATGAAACCTGTGTACATGCTAGAAGTGGGAGCGAACTTGAGAAAACTTATATGTGAAGGAACACCAATGAACATCAGGAATAGTCCATAAGATGGTGCGTGATAGTTATGGTATAGAACACCAAGAAGCCTCAGGGATAGCCCATGAGGCTACACAACATACGTATCAACTATTATTTTAGGACTTTTCACTAGCCACACGGTTAGTGTGACACCCCGACCCATGGCGGAACTCCGGAAGCATCAAACCGATACGAAATCCCGGAAGCATAAAATTAATAAACATTATAATGGATACAAACACTATCCAAGTTCCTTATAGATATTAGTTATGTAACATTCCAACGTGAATAACAAATAAGTTAGTCTTAAGATTATAAATAAGTTAATCGCATGATTATTTCGATTTCATTCTCAAACTTTAGTGATATATTTTGTAGACATGTCAATTATTTCGATTTCATTCTCAAATTTTAACGAGATATTTTGTAGACATGTTAAAGGGTGGAATGTTTCTTTTATTTCAAATTGGGATCAATACTGGTGTTTCTTTTGTATCATGGGCTGAACTTGAAGCGATAACACAAAGGTATATTTTTGTCGTAGTGGGCCTTCAAAAGATATCATCCCTGGGTATATTAATACGAATTTAAATAAGAATTTAGATATTGATGTTTATATAAACTTGATGTCAATCAAAAGATGAAAACATTGACCTTTCGTTGATTTATTAAAGGTTCACTGGTATGTAACTGGTTTTTGGAGAGGGAAGTGATCACTCTGTTTGGTTTTGGGTTTGTACCAATTAGGGTCGTGTATTGTCTGTTtgggatgtcacacccccaaaatccacctgcggataacacccgcttcgagggcgtgactgaccaggatccaaccaccaattatactaagcattggttaatggTAAAGTAAAATGTTATCTTGAGTAGTTTAGCAACGTCTTAGCTTAAGTttgatagtaagtttaaacaaaacagcggaagcataaaccaaatagttttaaaagatagttcatggttcaagataaataaaacccaacacacgggttttgacgaacactacacatccccaagcagcagctcctcagtcactggttacctgcaaagcatgcagtaaggtgtcaacaataatgctgagtgagttcactagtaaTCCAGTTTTAaataccaaaaacttgttttaccagttaatttatccgtttatacatgccatggggagctaccccaaaaattagcgactaaactgtttttccaataccgaacactaggtaaccgtttgcgtttccgcaggatgccccgatgtcaatgttctatcatcattgacggatgcctgagtacattagttcacgaccgatcccataccatggcacggtgtgaggttggtaaaacctaaatagcgctatcaactaataacccgttcgcctggccccggcgactaatcggtattatgtagtagggacttgagtgatagagttgcgtttagtgccgtttggttgcattccgtataaacagtaatcaactaaaaggtttcccaatacaagggaagagaaagtaagtttgttcccagtaactagggaaggaaaaatgaatggtatcccctttacaaggggataagattgttctagtctcgtgtcccaaaccaccgggacgcatgcttttaagttgtgaactcaccttgggttgctcggtagatattttacccggtcaattacgttggtcacca comes from the Helianthus annuus cultivar XRQ/B chromosome 4, HanXRQr2.0-SUNRISE, whole genome shotgun sequence genome and includes:
- the LOC110933338 gene encoding uncharacterized protein LOC110933338: MGEVCTGKGKNQEMSLVRAGDTRWGSHLKTIHRLLDLWKPVKEVLIALSREGPDRKTKGTALSMAEKMENFEFVFIAHLMLNLLRKTNDLSQALQLKNQNICSAVRLIEDTKYDIKKYRDDGWEELIKEVSIFCAQNEIHMPNMEDIIPGRVRRTIDDEPQTYLHRFRVDIFYQVVDLLLNEMNERFTKSNSELLTCIACLDPRDSFQSFDREKLLRLAELYSEDFTQFDLGQLKIQLDRYISNIRSNEAFSGLQDIGQLAKKMVHMKYHITYALVYRLLELALVLPVATATVERSFSAMKFIKTDLRNKMGDMFLTDALVCYVEKDIFDSVEIEAILQRFQNMGPRRLQLPAVKKNNWCML